In a single window of the Ignavibacteria bacterium genome:
- a CDS encoding dehydrogenase E1 component subunit alpha/beta codes for MEFNRKKYSDQTLLELYKAILLPRMIEEKMLLNLRLGKISKWFSGIGQEAISVGLTMAMQQDEYILPMHRNLGVFTSRGVPLDKLFMQLQGSYNGFSKGRERSFHFGTNDYHIVGMISHLGPQLGIADGIALAELMNKLKDKKHEIKTTAVFSGDGGTSEGDFHESLNVAAVWDLPVLFIIENNAYGLSTPVTEQYKCKALVDKAIGYGMESYQIDGNNLLEVYDRILTLRNSMNKKPRPVLIECMTFRMRGHEEASGVKYVPKELFEKWEIKDPVKNYEAYLKELGLLNDEIIQDIRAGFKKDIEAGLDKAFAQPKIVPDTAYEINDVYAPYNPVIIEPGEASKERRFVDAVSDGLKEAMIKHDNLVLMGQDICEYGGVFKVTENFYKEFGKERVRNTPLCESAIVGSALGLSIKGYKAMVEMQFADFVTCGFNQIVNNLAKINYRWGQNADVVVRMPTGGGVGAGPFHSQSNEAWFTHVPGLKVVYPATPYDAKGLLLSAFEDPNPLLYFEHKALYRSVSEDVPDGYYTLPIGKARYETEGDDVTIITYGMGVYWALNALENMKDISADIVDLRTLLPLDYDTIAESVKKTGKVIILHEDTLFGGIGGEIAAWIAQNLFEYLDAPIMRSGSLDTPVPFATELEQNFFPKERFKQQLRELVDY; via the coding sequence ATGGAATTCAACCGGAAAAAATATTCAGACCAAACCCTGCTTGAGCTTTATAAGGCAATTTTGCTGCCCAGAATGATAGAAGAAAAAATGCTGCTTAACCTGAGGCTTGGTAAAATAAGCAAATGGTTCTCCGGTATCGGGCAGGAAGCTATTTCAGTAGGCTTAACAATGGCTATGCAGCAGGATGAATATATACTGCCTATGCACCGTAACCTTGGAGTATTTACATCACGCGGCGTTCCGCTGGATAAGCTTTTCATGCAGCTGCAGGGCAGCTACAACGGATTTTCGAAAGGTCGCGAAAGGTCATTCCATTTTGGCACCAATGATTATCATATTGTGGGAATGATAAGCCATTTGGGTCCCCAGCTTGGCATTGCAGATGGAATTGCACTGGCTGAGCTGATGAATAAGCTTAAGGATAAAAAACATGAAATTAAGACAACAGCTGTATTTTCAGGTGATGGCGGCACAAGTGAAGGCGACTTCCATGAATCATTAAACGTGGCCGCTGTGTGGGATCTGCCCGTACTGTTTATAATTGAAAATAATGCTTATGGACTTTCAACTCCGGTAACCGAACAATATAAGTGCAAAGCGCTGGTTGATAAGGCAATCGGTTACGGAATGGAATCATACCAGATTGACGGAAATAACCTGCTTGAAGTATATGACAGGATCTTAACTCTGCGTAACAGCATGAATAAAAAACCGCGTCCGGTGTTAATTGAATGTATGACCTTCCGTATGCGGGGACATGAAGAAGCCTCCGGTGTTAAATATGTGCCTAAAGAATTATTTGAGAAGTGGGAAATAAAAGATCCGGTAAAGAATTATGAGGCGTATTTAAAAGAGCTGGGTTTGCTGAATGATGAAATCATTCAGGATATACGCGCCGGATTTAAAAAGGATATTGAAGCCGGACTCGATAAAGCTTTCGCTCAGCCAAAGATAGTACCCGATACAGCATATGAAATTAATGATGTTTACGCACCATATAACCCCGTTATAATTGAGCCTGGTGAAGCATCCAAAGAAAGGCGCTTTGTTGATGCTGTTTCTGACGGGCTGAAGGAAGCGATGATAAAACATGATAACCTTGTGCTGATGGGTCAGGATATTTGTGAATACGGGGGTGTGTTTAAGGTTACAGAAAATTTTTATAAGGAGTTCGGCAAAGAGCGAGTTAGAAATACGCCGCTTTGTGAATCAGCAATAGTTGGTTCAGCGCTTGGGCTTTCAATAAAAGGTTACAAGGCAATGGTTGAGATGCAGTTCGCTGATTTTGTGACCTGCGGGTTTAATCAAATTGTGAATAACCTTGCCAAAATAAATTACCGCTGGGGACAGAACGCTGATGTAGTTGTAAGAATGCCTACTGGCGGAGGTGTTGGCGCAGGACCGTTCCACAGCCAAAGCAATGAAGCTTGGTTCACCCATGTACCCGGTCTGAAAGTAGTTTACCCCGCAACACCGTATGACGCTAAGGGACTGCTTTTAAGCGCTTTTGAAGACCCCAATCCCTTGTTGTACTTTGAGCATAAAGCGCTCTACAGAAGCGTGAGCGAAGACGTGCCTGATGGTTATTACACATTGCCCATTGGCAAGGCAAGATACGAAACCGAAGGTGACGATGTTACAATCATTACCTACGGCATGGGTGTTTACTGGGCATTAAATGCCCTTGAGAATATGAAGGATATTTCGGCTGATATAGTTGATCTGCGTACATTGCTGCCATTGGATTATGATACCATCGCTGAGAGCGTTAAAAAAACAGGTAAGGTAATTATTCTGCATGAAGATACACTCTTTGGCGGAATTGGAGGGGAGATCGCCGCATGGATAGCGCAGAATTTGTTCGAATACCTCGATGCGCCTATAATGCGCTCAGGTTCACTTGATACACCCGTTCCATTTGCAACTGAGCTTGAGCAGAATTTCTTCCCGAAAGAAAGATTTAAACAGCAGTTGAGGGAATTGGTTGATTATTAG
- a CDS encoding ferritin, giving the protein MLSGKLQSELNKQMNNEFFAEYEYLSMAAYFHSMNLDGIANYFHVQAQEEHFHAMKIFHFVLDKGGKVELQQIAQPDVTFKSPIEVFEKALAHEKKVTKSINDLMDDAIKENDHAVNSFLKWYVDEQVEEEALASKALGKMEIIGGKGEGLLILDQEYSSRSFTPPAA; this is encoded by the coding sequence ATGTTATCAGGAAAGCTTCAGTCAGAACTTAACAAGCAGATGAACAATGAGTTCTTTGCTGAGTATGAATATCTTTCAATGGCAGCATATTTCCATTCAATGAACCTGGATGGAATAGCCAATTATTTCCACGTGCAGGCACAGGAAGAGCATTTTCATGCAATGAAAATTTTCCACTTTGTGCTTGATAAAGGCGGCAAGGTTGAGCTTCAGCAGATAGCGCAGCCCGATGTTACATTTAAATCACCGATAGAAGTATTTGAAAAAGCGCTTGCCCATGAAAAAAAGGTCACTAAATCAATAAACGACCTGATGGATGATGCAATAAAAGAAAACGATCACGCTGTAAACAGCTTTTTGAAATGGTATGTTGATGAACAGGTTGAAGAAGAAGCGCTTGCAAGCAAAGCTTTAGGAAAGATGGAAATTATTGGCGGTAAAGGCGAGGGTCTGCTTATTTTAGACCAGGAGTATTCATCAAGATCATTTACTCCCCCTGCTGCTTAA